Proteins encoded by one window of Brienomyrus brachyistius isolate T26 chromosome 1, BBRACH_0.4, whole genome shotgun sequence:
- the LOC125751829 gene encoding muscarinic acetylcholine receptor M2-like has protein sequence MTLNLSSFNETWGSGSQLLKDPYKMMEVVFIVLVAGSLSLITIIGNILVMLSIKVNRNLQTVNNYFLFSLACADLIIGLCSMNLYTVYIVIGYWPMGPVVCDLWLALDYVVSNASVMNLLIISFDRYFCVTKPLSYPIKRTTKMAGMMIAGAWVLSFILWAPAILFWQFIVGVRTVPEKECYIQFFSNAAVTFGTAIAAFYLPVIIMTFLYWQISRASRSRVQKDKQMRPEVLQKALHKKQAQSHSNKANDNKLKAENTDKNQTPSTEKETSGHNLKLHNGNGAFSTGCLLDSKSSRSKVFNNDGNCMITSAIIEIVPEVEQQSQNIVRNAINSPRKKKMTSSREKKVTRTIMAILVAFVVTWTPYNVMVLINTFCSSCIPITMWTIGYWLCYINSTVNPACYALCNVTFKKTFKHLLLCQYKNSRSAR, from the coding sequence ATGACGCTCAACTTGTCCAGCTTCAATGAAACTTGGGGTTCTGGTTCCCAGCTACTGAAGGACCCCTACAAGATGATGGAGGTTGTATTCATTGTCCTGGTTGCTGGATCTCTTAGCCTGATCACCATAATTGGGAACATCCTAGTCATGTTATCTattaaagttaacaggaaccTACAGACTGTCAACAACTACTTTCTCTTTAGTCTGGCGTGTGCAGACCTAATCATTGGCCTTTGCTCCATGAACCTGTACACAGTTTACATTGTGATTGGATACTGGCCCATGGGGCCAGTAGTGTGTGATCTGTGGCTAGCCCTGGACTACGTCGTAAGTAACGCCTCAGTCATGAATCTCCTTATCATTAGTTTTGATAGATATTTCTGTGTCACCAAGCCACTCAGCTATCCAATCAAAAGGACAACGAAAATGGCAGGCATGATGATTGCGGGAGCCTGGGTCTTGTCTTTCATCTTATGGGCTCCAGCTATTCTTTTCTGGCAGTTTATCGTTGGGGTTCGCACCGTGCCTGAGAAGGAGTGCTACATCCAGTTCTTCTCAAATGCCGCAGTCACCTTCGGCACTGCCATCGCTGCATTCTATCTGCCTGTCATCATCATGACGTTCCTGTACTGGCAGATCTCCCGGGCTAGCAGGAGCCGTGTGCAGAAGGACAAACAGATGCGTCCGGAGGTTCTTCAGAAGGCTCTTCACAAAAAACAGGCACAAAGTCACAGCAATAAAGCTAACGACAACAAACTAAAAGCTGAGAACACTGACAAAAACCAGACGCCGAGCACAGAAAAAGAGACCAGTGGACACAATCTGAAGCTCCACAATGGCAATGGAGCATTCTCAACTGGCTGTCTGTTGGATTCAAAGAGTAGCAGGTCTAAAGTTTTTAACAATGATGGCAACTGCATGATCACCAGTGCCATAATAGAGATTGTCCCTGAAGTGGAACAGCAGAGCCAAAACATAGTGAGGAACGCCATAAATTCACCCAGGAAGAAGAAGATGACATCATCACGGGAGAAGAAGGTCACACGGACGATCATGGCAATCCTCGTGGCATTTGTGGTCACCTGGACACCCTACAATGTCATGGTGCTCATCAACACGTTCTGCTCCAGCTGCATCCCCATCACCATGTGGACTATTGGCTATTGGCTTTGCTATattaacagcacagtaaaccccgCCTGCTATGCCCTCTGCAACGTCACATTCAAAAAAACCTTCAAACACCTCCTCCTCTGTCAATACAAGAACAGTAGATCCGCTAGATGA